One window from the genome of Leucoraja erinacea ecotype New England chromosome 16, Leri_hhj_1, whole genome shotgun sequence encodes:
- the LOC129704819 gene encoding uncharacterized protein LOC129704819 → MPICAMLGCSNSTYHLYKWKYDVCDSHHCKVATGNCFCPPPFKLFPFPTERRDGAARLRWAKLVNRKNQKGTHWLPHPNGYSRVCSKHFVDGEPTELNPDPVLNLGYLLLDSPMSPRALPRRDETPSNKRRKSVTATQTNVDQHVDDGPDNKRLRAFALDHAYVYKCSCQENCNCTGCIQKQKDINKLTDKVEMLVGKVEELKLKLKNASIKKRFCSNINDKNVRRLTGLFSTEDLDNLCEYLKPKAMKMRYCEGKKKVVSTIVPRNFKRTPKKTGPKSKLSVKDEMILVLMKLRLGLSMVFLASLFGLSVGTCSKIFYTWIKFLAIQLKPLIFWPNRDLIRSTQPKQIINKWPALRCILDCAEIFIERPQHLQLQALTWSEHKKHNTVKLLVGIAPNGMITFLSNAWGGRSSDAHIVRKSEFLNLVDPGDCIMADREFPIQEDLKFRQAYLEILPPSDGYQPMTTEKVHTTKKVANVRIHVERAIGRLKYFNILGNTLPITLVPHIDDIFTVCAALCNLLPPLVCK, encoded by the coding sequence ATGCCAATTTGTGCAATGTTGGGCTGTTCGAACAGCACATATCACCTGTATAAGTGGAAGTATGATGTGTGTGATAGCCACCACTGTAAAGTTGCAACGGGAAACTGTTTCTGCCCACCTCCCTTCAAACTCTTCCCATTTCCGACAGAGAGGAGGGATGGAGCAGCCCGGTTGCGTTGGGCCAAACTGGTCAACCGAAAGAACCAGAAAGGCACGCATTGGTTGCCTCACCCAAACGGCTATAGCCGCGTGTGCTCTAAGCACTTTGTGGACGGCGAACCAACAGAGCTCAATCCAGACCCGGTGCTGAATCTTGGTTATTTGTTATTGGACTCTCCAATGTCCCCACGTGCACTCCCTCGCAGAGATGAAACACCTTCTAATAAAAGGAGAAAGTCGGTAACAGCAACgcaaaccaatgttgaccaacatGTTGACGATGGACCAGACAACAAGCGGTTACGGGCTTTTGCTTTAGATCATGCTTATGTGTACAAATGCAGCTGTCAAGAGAACTGTAATTGCACGGGATGCATCCAAAAGCAGAAGGACATAAACAAACTGACTGACAAAGTTGAAATGTTGGTAGGCAAGGTAGAAGAATTGAAACTAAAACTGAAGAATGCTTCCATTAAAAAGCGTTTTTGTAGCAATATCAATGACAAAAATGTGAGAAGATTGACAGGGCTCTTTTCGACGGAAGACTTAGACAACCTATGCGAGTATCTGAAGCCTAAAGCAATGAAAATGCGATATTGTGAAGGGAAGAAAAAAGTCGTCAGTACTATAGTACCAAGAAATTTTAAACGAACGCCAAAGAAGACTGGACCCAAATCAAAACTCAGCGTAAAGGATGAAATGATACTTGTGTTGATGAAGCTGCGCCTTGGACTGTCGATGGTGTTTCTCGCGTCTTTGTTTGGGCTTAGTGTGGGTACATGTTCTAAAATATTCTATACTTGGATTAAATTCCTAGCCATCCAACTGAAACCCCTGATTTTCTGGCCAAATCGTGATTTGATAAGGTCCACGCAGCCGAAACAGATAATAAATAAATGGCCAGCACTGAGATGCATTCTCGACTGTGCAGAGATATTTATAGAACGAccacagcatctacagttgcagGCTTTGACATGGTCTGAACACAAGAAACACAACACTGTGAAACTATTGGTTGGAATTGCCCCAAACGGCATGATCACATTCTTATCAAATGCTTGGGGTGGGCGATCATCTGATGCACACATTGTTAGGAAGAGCGAATTTTTGAACTTAGTTGATCCTGGGGATTGCATAATGGCAGATAGAGAATTTCCCATTCAAGAAGACTTGAAGTTTCGCCAAGCCTATTTAGAGATTCTCCCTCCCAGCGATGGTTATCAGCCAATGACCACAGAAAAAGTACACACAACCAAGAAGGTTGCCAATGTCCGCATTCATGTTGAACGTGCCATAGGTCGTCTAAAGTATTTTAACATCCTGGGAAACACTTTACCCATCACTTTAGTTCCGCATATTGATGATATTTTCACCGTCTGCGCAGCATTATGTAATTTACTGCCTCCATTGGTGTGTAAATGA